In the genome of Taurinivorans muris, one region contains:
- the murD gene encoding UDP-N-acetylmuramoyl-L-alanine--D-glutamate ligase codes for MITLAEIKNKLAGKCTAHVVGGGNSGRAVIKLLNSYGVPLVFHEQKEEKLLPEFKRFLQEQNIPCFFGEHKKENFSGCDIFIPSPGAAIAQFAGLLPETALAVSETEIAYLFCDGTPILGITGTSGKTTTTAVCSEMLKEQGLNIFTGGNIGTPLSEYALKRLENPRSEKADVLVLELSSFQLQTCNALPVHVGICLNISENHLDYHKNMQEYTDAKMNLFAHQTDTDFAVLGQDIAHLANEYGFKAKTIVFDADKKNFPKTKLLGQHNQSNAEAAWQACQLFGVSFENARKAMEKISPMENRLEFVRELDGITYINDSKCTTVTALAVAIKAVSEAEHPIILLAGGKFKGGDLAALLPLMRGKVKHVALYGGSREYFENAWKNHLSLSYDEKLSQALERAKQTADKGDAVLLAPATASFDQYASYIARGGDFKNLVRNLK; via the coding sequence ATGATAACATTGGCTGAAATAAAAAACAAACTTGCCGGCAAATGCACCGCCCACGTTGTCGGAGGCGGAAATTCCGGACGCGCTGTCATAAAACTGCTCAATTCATACGGCGTTCCTCTTGTTTTTCATGAACAAAAAGAAGAAAAGCTTCTTCCGGAATTTAAACGCTTTTTGCAAGAACAAAACATTCCTTGTTTTTTTGGCGAACATAAAAAAGAGAATTTTTCCGGCTGCGATATCTTTATTCCGAGCCCCGGAGCTGCCATAGCTCAATTTGCCGGTCTTTTGCCTGAAACAGCACTTGCCGTTTCCGAAACGGAAATCGCCTATCTTTTTTGTGACGGCACCCCCATTTTGGGCATTACCGGCACAAGCGGGAAAACCACCACCACGGCCGTCTGCTCCGAAATGCTTAAGGAACAAGGTTTGAATATCTTCACCGGCGGCAACATCGGCACGCCTTTATCGGAATATGCCTTAAAACGTTTGGAAAATCCCCGAAGCGAAAAAGCCGATGTTCTTGTTTTGGAACTTTCCAGTTTTCAGCTTCAAACCTGCAACGCCCTGCCCGTCCATGTCGGGATTTGTTTGAATATTTCCGAAAATCACCTGGATTATCACAAAAACATGCAGGAATACACGGATGCGAAAATGAATTTGTTCGCCCACCAGACCGATACCGATTTCGCAGTTTTGGGGCAAGACATCGCCCACCTTGCAAACGAATACGGGTTCAAAGCGAAAACCATTGTTTTTGACGCCGACAAAAAGAATTTTCCCAAAACAAAGTTATTGGGTCAGCATAATCAAAGCAACGCGGAAGCGGCATGGCAAGCCTGCCAACTTTTTGGCGTAAGCTTTGAAAACGCCCGAAAAGCCATGGAGAAAATCAGCCCCATGGAAAACAGGCTTGAATTTGTCCGCGAACTTGACGGCATTACTTATATCAACGACTCCAAATGCACAACGGTAACCGCTCTTGCCGTCGCCATAAAAGCTGTAAGCGAAGCAGAACACCCTATCATCCTGCTTGCGGGAGGAAAGTTCAAAGGCGGGGATTTGGCTGCCTTGCTTCCGCTCATGCGGGGAAAAGTGAAACATGTCGCCCTGTACGGCGGAAGCCGCGAGTATTTTGAAAACGCATGGAAAAACCATCTTTCCCTTTCTTATGATGAAAAACTCAGCCAAGCCCTGGAACGTGCGAAACAAACGGCTGATAAAGGCGACGCGGTTCTGCTCGCGCCTGCAACCGCAAGTTTTGACCAATATGCAAGCTATATCGCAAGAGGCGGCGATTTTAAAAATCTTGTGCGAAATCTCAAATGA